The following coding sequences are from one Niveibacterium umoris window:
- the phnE gene encoding phosphonate ABC transporter, permease protein PhnE translates to MLLKRDARDPALAGRLLLGLFACVLAWPLGHLAGVNPTALVEPANLRVVGSFLSGFWPLAHDRFFLGLLGDALLQTLAIATVGTLLALLIAVPLAIGSAVSLSISAIGPAESSHWRTAVRQTLRALTLLLRGIPELVWALLFVRVFGLGPSAAVLALALTYGGMLAKVFGEILDSVDRRPAQAILAAGGSRFEALAYGLLPNAAAELISYTVYRWECALRAAVVMGLVGAGGLGQLMDQSMKAFNGGEIASILSAFLLLVLLSDALSSVLRRWMAAAPAQGHQRWITAWGLVTLAGFVCIASWRHIGLDLGALLSDRAGSDIARFLREFIPPSQDPALLAKIGSGALETLATSLVGTLLAACMAVALALPAAGRNGTLPKALTRFVLNLLRAVPELVWATLTVLAAGLGPFAGALALALHTGGVLGRLYAEALENAPPAAEIALRNSGAPRALAFLYGALPEVAPQWLAYTLYRWEINIRMAAVMGFVGAGGLGQLLYFELSLFRLDNACSVIIAMLLLALLVDQASARLRRRMG, encoded by the coding sequence ATGCTGCTGAAGCGCGACGCGCGCGACCCGGCGCTGGCCGGGCGCTTGCTGCTTGGTCTTTTCGCCTGCGTACTCGCGTGGCCGCTGGGGCACCTGGCGGGTGTCAATCCCACAGCACTGGTCGAACCCGCAAATCTGCGCGTGGTCGGCAGCTTCCTGTCCGGCTTCTGGCCCCTCGCGCACGACCGCTTCTTCCTTGGCCTGCTCGGCGATGCGCTGCTGCAAACCCTTGCCATCGCCACGGTCGGCACCCTGCTGGCGTTGCTGATCGCGGTGCCGCTGGCCATCGGCAGTGCCGTGTCGCTTTCGATCAGTGCAATCGGGCCTGCCGAGAGCAGCCATTGGCGCACGGCGGTGCGTCAGACCCTGCGCGCGCTGACGCTGTTGCTGCGGGGTATTCCGGAACTGGTCTGGGCGCTGCTGTTCGTGCGTGTCTTCGGCCTCGGCCCAAGCGCGGCGGTGCTGGCGCTGGCGCTGACCTACGGCGGCATGCTGGCCAAGGTGTTCGGCGAGATCCTCGATTCGGTCGATCGCCGCCCGGCACAAGCGATTCTCGCCGCCGGTGGAAGCCGGTTCGAAGCCCTGGCCTATGGCCTGCTGCCGAACGCCGCTGCAGAACTCATTTCCTACACGGTCTATCGTTGGGAATGCGCACTGCGTGCTGCCGTCGTGATGGGGCTGGTTGGCGCCGGCGGGCTGGGCCAACTGATGGACCAGTCAATGAAGGCCTTCAATGGCGGCGAGATCGCCAGCATTCTCAGCGCCTTTCTGCTGTTGGTGCTGCTTTCCGATGCGCTCTCCAGCGTGCTGCGACGCTGGATGGCGGCCGCGCCGGCGCAGGGCCACCAGCGCTGGATCACGGCCTGGGGGCTCGTCACGCTTGCGGGTTTTGTCTGCATCGCGTCGTGGCGCCATATCGGTCTTGACCTCGGCGCACTGCTCAGTGATCGGGCAGGCAGCGACATCGCCCGCTTCCTGCGCGAATTCATCCCGCCATCGCAAGACCCTGCCCTGCTCGCCAAGATCGGCAGCGGAGCCTTGGAAACCCTTGCCACCTCATTGGTCGGCACCCTGCTCGCGGCTTGCATGGCCGTCGCGCTGGCGCTGCCCGCCGCTGGCCGCAACGGGACACTGCCCAAGGCGCTGACGCGCTTCGTGCTGAATCTGCTGCGCGCGGTGCCCGAACTGGTCTGGGCCACCCTCACCGTGCTCGCCGCCGGGCTCGGCCCTTTCGCAGGCGCATTGGCACTGGCGCTGCACACCGGCGGCGTGCTCGGCCGCCTCTACGCCGAGGCGCTGGAAAACGCACCACCCGCCGCCGAGATCGCGCTGCGCAACAGCGGTGCCCCGCGTGCCCTTGCCTTCCTGTACGGCGCGTTGCCCGAAGTCGCACCACAGTGGCTTGCCTACACGCTGTATCGCTGGGAGATCAATATCCGCATGGCGGCCGTGATGGGTTTCGTCGGCGCCGGCGGGCTCGGTCAGTTGCTGTACTTCGAACTGTCTTTGTTCCGCCTCGATAATGCCTGCAGCGTGATCATCGCGATGCTCCTGCTCGCACTCCTGGTCGATCAAGCCAGTGCGCGCCTGCGTCGCCGCATGGGCTGA